From a region of the Vanrija pseudolonga chromosome 2, complete sequence genome:
- the hmox_1 gene encoding Heme oxygenase: MAISDTKPTPQPPALSVHSPSSHFSFSITAILPTMACPVAHDKQASPPPGHPELTPTPTDTPNGLTTPGFEPNAPASVVPSNEVTLAALLYESGADGRTVDDWPLPEDLDFSRPVSELLRKGTQRAHVAAEHSAGAVALTNGELELQEYIRWLAILWRVYDALERGLDEHATNQTLAPTYNPSLLARAPELAADITYLLPRLPSYVTKPTSPPLKGTEAVPLPPFKLPPFLEEVFVNTPAPLEVYLGRIRDLSRNADLAPRLLAHAYVRYLGDLSGGQVIGARLRKAYGLTGLDGRRFYYFDLLNDTSAAETGEETVGERKKKLNEVKAWYRRGMDEGAGEDEKLKAAEVREANVAFVLNTHLFSLIQPPSDKKLRYFELRDKENERRANLEKPRRTWWRTIQQTVYFFLALLFGLFLTQIAVPFVAPHIAPHYQQHVQPVVDSTIAPWWNDKVSPWWHNHGWPILEKQMAKSRRSFI; encoded by the exons ATGGCGATATCTGATACCAAGCCGACGCCCCAG CCACCAGCACTTTCTGTCCATTCTCCTTCCTCCCATTTCTCCTTCTCCATCACTGCTATCCTGCCCACCATGGCCTGTCCCGTAGCTCACGACAAGCAGGCCTCGCCTCCCCCCGGCCACCCGGagctcacgccgacgccgaccgacaCGCCCAACGGCCTGACGACGCCAGGCTTTGAGCCCAACGCGCCCGCCTCGGTCGTGCCCTCCAACGAGgtcacgctcgccgcgctcctgtACGAgtctggcgccgacggccgcaccgtcgacgactggccgctgcccgaggacctcgactTCTCGCGCCCCGTCTCCGAGCTCCTCCGCAAGGGCACGCAACGCGCGcacgtcgctgccgagcacTCGGCCGGTGCGGTGGCGCTGACTaatggcgagctcgagctccaggAGTATATTCGCTGGCTGGCCATCCTCTGGCGCGTGTACGA cgccctcgagcgtggactcgacgagcacgccacCAACCAGACCCTCGCGCCGACATACAACCCCTCGctgcttgcgcgcgcgcccgagctcgccgccgacatcacgtacctcctcccccgcctgcCGTCGTACGTGACCAAGCCGACCTCGCCACCTCTCAAGGGAACCGAGGCGGTGCCCCTCCCGCCGTTCAAGCTGCCCCCCTTCCTCGAGGAGGTGTTTGTCAacacgcccgccccgctcgaGGTGTACCTCGGCCGCATCAGGGATCTGTCGCGcaacgccgacctcgcgccccgcctcctcgcccacgcctACGTCCGCTACCTTGGTGACCTGTCGGGTGGCCAGGTGATCGGCGCCCGCCTCCGCAAGGCGTACGGCCtcaccggcctcgacggACGGAGGTTCTACTACTTTGACCTCCTGAACGACACGTCGgccgccgagacgggcgaggagACGGTCGGAGAGCGCAAGAAGAAGCTCAACGAGGTCAAGGCGTGGTACCGCCGTGGCATGGACGAGggtgccggcgaggacgagaagctcaagg CTGCCGAGGTCCGCGAGGCCAACGTCGCCTTTGTCCTCAACACGCACCTCTTCTCCCTCATCCAGCCCCCGTCAGATAAGAAGCTGCGGTACTTTGAGTTGCGCGACAAAGAGAatgagcgccgcgccaaccTCGAGAAGCCCCGCCGGACGTGGTGGAGGACCATCCAGCAGACGGTCTActtcttcctcgcgctcctcttTGGCCTGTTCCTCACCCAGATTGCCGTCCCCTTCGTTGCCCCCCACATCGCGCCCCACTACCAGCAGCACGTCCAGCCTGTCGTCGACAGCACCA
- the hmox_1 gene encoding Heme oxygenase: MACPVAHDKQASPPPGHPELTPTPTDTPNGLTTPGFEPNAPASVVPSNEVTLAALLYESGADGRTVDDWPLPEDLDFSRPVSELLRKGTQRAHVAAEHSAGAVALTNGELELQEYIRWLAILWRVYDALERGLDEHATNQTLAPTYNPSLLARAPELAADITYLLPRLPSYVTKPTSPPLKGTEAVPLPPFKLPPFLEEVFVNTPAPLEVYLGRIRDLSRNADLAPRLLAHAYVRYLGDLSGGQVIGARLRKAYGLTGLDGRRFYYFDLLNDTSAAETGEETVGERKKKLNEVKAWYRRGMDEGAGEDEKLKAAEVREANVAFVLNTHLFSLIQPPSDKKLRYFELRDKENERRANLEKPRRTWWRTIQQTVYFFLALLFGLFLTQIAVPFVAPHIAPHYQQHVQPVVDSTIAPWWNDKVSPWWHNHGWPILEKQMAKSRRSFI; the protein is encoded by the exons ATGGCCTGTCCCGTAGCTCACGACAAGCAGGCCTCGCCTCCCCCCGGCCACCCGGagctcacgccgacgccgaccgacaCGCCCAACGGCCTGACGACGCCAGGCTTTGAGCCCAACGCGCCCGCCTCGGTCGTGCCCTCCAACGAGgtcacgctcgccgcgctcctgtACGAgtctggcgccgacggccgcaccgtcgacgactggccgctgcccgaggacctcgactTCTCGCGCCCCGTCTCCGAGCTCCTCCGCAAGGGCACGCAACGCGCGcacgtcgctgccgagcacTCGGCCGGTGCGGTGGCGCTGACTaatggcgagctcgagctccaggAGTATATTCGCTGGCTGGCCATCCTCTGGCGCGTGTACGA cgccctcgagcgtggactcgacgagcacgccacCAACCAGACCCTCGCGCCGACATACAACCCCTCGctgcttgcgcgcgcgcccgagctcgccgccgacatcacgtacctcctcccccgcctgcCGTCGTACGTGACCAAGCCGACCTCGCCACCTCTCAAGGGAACCGAGGCGGTGCCCCTCCCGCCGTTCAAGCTGCCCCCCTTCCTCGAGGAGGTGTTTGTCAacacgcccgccccgctcgaGGTGTACCTCGGCCGCATCAGGGATCTGTCGCGcaacgccgacctcgcgccccgcctcctcgcccacgcctACGTCCGCTACCTTGGTGACCTGTCGGGTGGCCAGGTGATCGGCGCCCGCCTCCGCAAGGCGTACGGCCtcaccggcctcgacggACGGAGGTTCTACTACTTTGACCTCCTGAACGACACGTCGgccgccgagacgggcgaggagACGGTCGGAGAGCGCAAGAAGAAGCTCAACGAGGTCAAGGCGTGGTACCGCCGTGGCATGGACGAGggtgccggcgaggacgagaagctcaagg CTGCCGAGGTCCGCGAGGCCAACGTCGCCTTTGTCCTCAACACGCACCTCTTCTCCCTCATCCAGCCCCCGTCAGATAAGAAGCTGCGGTACTTTGAGTTGCGCGACAAAGAGAatgagcgccgcgccaaccTCGAGAAGCCCCGCCGGACGTGGTGGAGGACCATCCAGCAGACGGTCTActtcttcctcgcgctcctcttTGGCCTGTTCCTCACCCAGATTGCCGTCCCCTTCGTTGCCCCCCACATCGCGCCCCACTACCAGCAGCACGTCCAGCCTGTCGTCGACAGCACCA
- the PEP2 gene encoding putative vacuolar protease A: protein MYPAALLLSLLAALATAHGAALPRTPRPSSLQLITPRTPDDAPADTRTALDRVLDEALNQQLKAAQALPAHEQAQLRRRAAERAEEQAADLAKRDPGVSTSPLYNVAGDMSYGIEIAVGTPPQTFWVMADTGSGDLILWDKNCTDCGSAPRFDSSKSKTFAASRLSPALHNFAYGSGKGQGSWVSETVSIGSASVSAYNVTLVTSGDIAATAAPPLSGIAGFFLNGHPTALWKAIADANAWTDKQFGFYLKRKNSDRTYGSSADGGELSLGGVNTSYMDSDMEYYPADASAWWRLALHSIVVGNGTQPAANISTNNTLTIMDTGATLMSLPFPYAKALYDAIPGSQVAKTDSSGNPAAWSIPCNTQTPVGFKFAVEYARTWYVAPADLTRGQVSANSTQCVGAIVPGGSQLGAAFLKNVYSAWKYDPPMIGFAKLKDQYNVNPNGPYV, encoded by the exons ATGTACCCcgcggccctcctcctctccctcctcgccgcgctcgcgaccgcCCACGGTGCTGCGCTCCCGCGCACCCCgcggccctcctccctccAGCTCATCACCCCGCGTACCCCCGACGACGCACCAGCCGACACCCGCACCGCGCTCgaccgcgtgctcgacgaggcgctcaaccagcagctcaaggcggcgcaggcgctgcCCGCGCACGAGCAGGCACAgctccggcgccgcgcggccgagcgggcagaggagcaggccgccgacctcgccaagcgcgaccCCGGCGTCTCGACGTCCCCGCTGTACAACGTCGCAGGGGACATGTCGTACGGCATCGAgatcgccgtcggcaccccGCCACAGACGTTCTGGGTCATGGCCGACACGGGCTCGGGCGACCTGATTCTCTGGGACAAGAACTGTACCGACtgcggcagcgcgccgcgcttcgACAGCTCCAAGTCCAAGACGTTTGCCGCGTCCCGCCTCTCGCCGGCCCTGCACAACTTTGCGTACGGCAGCGGTAAGGGCCAGGGGTCTTGGGTCTCTGAGACGGTGTCTAttggctcggcgtcggtgtcggcgtacAACGTCA ccCTCGTGACGTCTGGTGACATtgccgcgaccgccgcgcccccgctGTCCGGCATCGCAGGGTTCTTCCTCAACGGCCACCCGACCGCGCTGTGGAaggccatcgccgacgccaacgcgTGGACGGACAAGCAGTTCGGCTTCTACCTGAAGCGCAAGAACAGCGACCGGACGTACGGGTCGTCtgcggacggcggcgagctgtcCCTTGGGGGCGTCAACACGAGCTACATGGACAGCGACATGGAGTACTAcccggccgacgcgagcgcgtggtggcggctggcgctgcactcgatcgtcgtcggcaacgGGACACAGCCCGCGGCGAACATCAGCACGAACAACACGCTTACCATCATGGACACGGGCGCGACGCTCATGTCGCTTCCGTTCCCGTACGCCAAGGCGCTGTACGACGCGATCCCCGGGTCGCAGGTGGCCAAGACCGACTCGAGCGGCAACCCGGCAGCATGGAGCATCCCGTGCAACACGCAGACGCCGGTCGGCTTCAAGTTTGCGGTCGAGTACGCGCGCACATGGTacgtcgcgcccgccgacctcACGCGCGGCCAGGTGTCGGCCAACTCGACGCagtgcgtcggcgccatcgtGCCCGGCGGatcgcagctcggcgcggccttTCTCAAGAACGTCTACTCGGCGTGGAAGTACGACCCGCCCATGATTGGCTttgccaagctcaaggaccagTATAATGTCAACCCGAACGGACCTTATGTGTAG
- the ARI1_0 gene encoding NADPH-dependent aldehyde reductase ARI1, with translation MPVPPKGSTILVTGASGYIGCHTVGTLLDAGYRVRVTTRSLPKAEYIRSLFPSHAGAIEHAIVEEMTAPGAYDDAVASVSGVVHLASAIHIADSTLPADAVTEAVAGVTNLLEALSRSPGTVARVVQMSLKLCDELGAATPAADKYAAQKTRAEQAFWASFEQAQPTPKWDGVALNPGFCLGPPTLYGGGLDGSSLYVLKPFLRTSTPAELDEAIGNFVDVRDVALAVLRALETPSAGGERYLLSNGPLFGNDIAVAAARAFSPEEAARRALTTPHDAAWRTRRLKSAVVTDGSKAARQLGIRYRSLQESLADTFAVVLKDEL, from the exons ATGCCCGTCCCACCGAAAGGCTCGACAATCCTCGTAACCGGCGCCTCAGGCTACATCGGCTG CCACACGGTCGgcaccctcctcgacgcggggTACAGAGTGCGCGTGACGACCCGCAGCCTGCCAAAGGCAGAGTATATCCGCTCGCTGTTCCCGTCGCATGCGGGCGCGATCGAGCATGCGATCGTGGAGGAGATGACGGCg CCCGGCGCTTacgacgacgccgtggcgTCCGTCAGCGGCGTAGTgcacctcgcctcggcgatcCATATCGCCGACAGCAcgctccccgccgacgcggtgaccgaggccgtcgcgggTGTTACTaacctcctcgaggcgctgtcACGCAGCCCTGGGACCGTGGCGCGGGTCGTGCAGATGAG CCTCAAGCTctgcgacgagctcggcgctgcgACGCCCGCAGCGGACAAGTACGCCGCGCAGAagacgcgcgccgagcaggcgtTCTGGGCGTCGTTCGAGCAGGCGCAACCAACGCCAAAGTGGGATGGCGTGGCCCTCAACCCTGGGTTCTGCCTTGGCCCCCCGACGCTGTACGGGGGCGGGTTGGACGGGTCGTCGTTGT ACGTGCTCAAGCCGTTCCTgcgcacgagcacgccggccgagctggacgaggcgaTCGGCAACTttgtcgacgtgcgcgaTG tggcgctcgccgtgctccgcGCGCTTGAGACCCCCTCGGCTGGCGGAGAACGGTACCTCCTCTCCAATGGGCCATTGTTCGGCAACGACATCGCGGTG gccgcggcgcgtgcgttCTCGCctgaggaggcggcgcggcgcgcactgACTACGCCGCATGACGCCGCTTGGCGCACTCGGCGCCTCAAGAGCGCCGTCGTGACGGACGGCTCAAAGGCCGCGCGTCAGTTGGGCATACGCTACCGCTCGCTGCAAGAGAGTTTGGCCGACACGTTCGCTGTCGTGCTGAAGGACGAGCTGTAG
- the CARP gene encoding Mucorpepsin — translation MPLLSLALLATVALAAPTAERRGGLITIPLAKSAPSFAHHAARGLDIEGLHVRTRLRDAGLLSRGDLIALERDLASQRQSSSALYDYRRDMSYSVNVTLGTPPQPFRLTVDTGSPNVIVYGKNCTEGCGTDATPKFDYDASTSLINSSVTPNPTQFYYQAGRATAHWVTDTLVLGGATADKFDFAYASDGTMSATSTNEVSGILGMAYQRDTTKPLPLPQKWATTGAWDTKEFGLYLKRNGGNQADFLYTDRINGGTEDGGELALGGLNTEYIDGEVEWHDIVPDGLWWQIPINGFAVNGVDVPIRANQSVMIDSATTFLSMPSDAAIAFYKAIPGSAPVNGSLGHWTVPCNTTAVVGFKFGDGSGQAFEMHSGDLIRGHMPAPNEDQCKGIVLARGGWIFGAAFLKNVYNAHRYDPPQLGFAQLKPEYNVNRDGYGVTGGPSPTPSSSSSASSTPVSSSTQVSSSTTASPTTEPSTPSSSEPAPSSTTSSEAPTLTGPNNGQDGQDGQDGQDGQDGQDGQDGQDGQDGQDGQDGQDGQDGQPGADGADGQ, via the exons atgcccctcctctcgctcgcgctaCTGGCGACCGTagcgctcgctgcgccgaccgctgagcgccgcggcggcctcatCACCATCCCGCTTGCGaagagcgcgccgtcgttcGCGCAccacgctgcgcgcgggctCGATATCGAGGGACTGCATGTGCGCACGCGCTTGCGCGATGCTGGACTCCTGAGCCGCGGCGACCTCATCgctctcgagcgcgacctcgcgtcCCAGCGCCAGAG CAGCTCCGCCCTCTACGACTACCGCCGCGACATGAGCTACTCGGTCAACGTGACCCttgg TaccccgccgcagccgttCCGCCTCACGGTCGACACGGGCTCGCCCAATGTCATTGTCTACGGCAAGAACTGCACCGAGGGGTGCGGgaccgacgcgacgcccAAGTTTGACTAcgacgcctcgacctcgctcaTCAACTCGAGCGTCACGCCGAACCCTACGCAGTTCTACTACCAAGCTGGCCGCGCCACGGCCCACTGGGTGACCGACACGCTCGTGCTTGGCGGGGCTACCGCGGACAAGTTTGACTTTG CGTACGCGTCTGACGGCACCATGTCGGCTACGTCTACGAACGAGGTGTCGGGCATCCTCGGCATGGCATACCAGCGCGACACGACCAAGCCGCTGCCCCTCCCGCAGAAGTGGGCGACCACGGGCGCCTGGGACACGAAGGAGTTTGGACTGTACCTCAAGCGCAACGGCGGAAACCAGGCCGACTTCCTGTACACTGACCGCATCAACGGTGgcaccgaggacggcggcgagctggccctgGG TGGCCTCAACACGGAGTACattgacggcgaggtcgagtggCATGACATTGTGCCCGACGGCCTGTGGTGGCAGATCCCGATCAACGGGTTCGCCGtgaacggcgtcgacgtccccATCCGCGCCAACCAGAGCGTCATGATCGACTCGGCCACCACGTTCCTCTCGATGCCGTCGGACGCCGCGATCGCATTCTACAAGGCCATCccgggctcggcgcccgtCAACGGCTCGTTAGGCCACTGGACCGTGCCGTGCAACACGACCGCTGTCGTTGGCTTCAAGTTTGGCGACGGTTCAGGCCAGGCGTTCGAGATGCATAGCGGCGACCTTATCCGCGGACACATGCCGGCGCCCAACGAGGACCAGTGCAAGGGCATCGTGCTGGCTCGGGG CGGCTGGATCTTTGGCGCTGCGTTCCTCAAGAACGTGTACAATGCTCACCGCTACGACCCGCCCCAGCTCGGCTTTGCGCAGCTCAAGCCCGAGTACAACGTCAATCGCGACGGCTACGGCGTGACGGGCGGTCCGTCGCctacgccctcgtcgtcgtcgtcggcctcgtcgacgcccgtgtcctcgtcgacgcaggtgtcctcctccaccacggcctcgccgacgaccgagccctccacgccgtcgagctctgagccggcgccgtccagcacgacctcgtcggaGGCGCCGACGCTAACTGGCCCCAATAACGGACAGGACGGACAGGACGGTCAAGACGGCCAAGACGGACAGGACGGCCAAGATGGCCAGGACGGTCAGGATGGCCAGGACGGCCAGGATGGCCAGGACGGCCAGGACGGTCAGGATGGCCAGcccggtgccgacggcgccgacggccagtAG
- the rcm1 gene encoding 25S rRNA (cytosine-C(5))-methyltransferase rcm1 encodes MNFYRSAALALDHLDKHQGSVKGSLAAAKVNGSAGESKRILALIIETLKYRDVLKQLLTTVPLTKLERETFRSKGTPSSANLLLVLLHDLLFSPKGKIEASDKWPPKEAVLRHGARLKAELVRLQIKAGKSSVRELGKAASSTVEARYARWNPNIELSRADDFSLSALHAHLAAKGFSRLDTPVYPVPDKSYFMDPHLTEHLLVFPASSTWWVGDKWYESGAVILQDKASCFPAYVVMDGWDPAEGECIDATAAPGNKTSYMSALMGAEGTLYAFERSPKRYQTLCNMLQKAECGNVKATRGDFTETNPADYPNVTRILLDPSCSGSGIVNRLDYLVDADEAEDDEQAERLEKLAAFQLQMIQHAFRFPAVRRVVYSTCSIHAEEDERVVAKALASGKGKWKLAPREWVLPSWERRGLVEELGDAADSVIRCLPEDKTNGFFVSCFVRVDAGEEVKAKAKGTKRAREEEVAEADEEADEEDDGDGTAAAATPKAKTAAQLDRARRKKQLQKKRRKAAK; translated from the exons ATGAACTTCTACCGCTCGgcagcgctcgcgctcgaccacctcgacaagCACCAGGGCAGCGTCAagggctcgctcgcggccgccaaggtgaacggcagcgcgggcgAGTCTAAACGCATCCTTGCGC TCATCATCGAGACGCTGAAAT AccgcgacgtgctcaagcAGCTCCTCACGACGGTCCCGctcaccaagctcgagcgcgagacgTTCCGCTCCAagggcacgccgtcgtcggccaacctcctccttgtcctgcTGCACGACCTGCTCTTCTcgcccaagggcaagatcGAGGCGAGCGACAAGTGGCCGCCGAAGGAGGCGGTGCTGCGGCACGGTGCGCGCCTCAAGGCTGAACTCGTCCGGCTGCAGATCAAGGCGGGCAAGAGCagcgtgcgcgagctcggcaaggcggcgtcgtcgaccgtcgAGGCGCGCTACGCCCGCTGGAACCCGAACATTGAgctctcgcgcgccgacgacttcTCCCTCTCGGCCTTGCACGCGCAcctcgcggccaagggcTTCAGCCGCCTCGACACGCCCGTGTACCCCGTCCCGGACAAGTCGTACTTCATGGACCCCCACCTCACCGAGCACCTGCTCGTGTTccccgccagctcgacctggTGGGTCGGCGACAAGTGGTACGAGTCGGGCGCGGTGATCCTGCAGGACAAGGCGAGTTGCTTCCCCGCCTATGTCGTCATGGACGGCTGGGAccccgccgagggcgagtgcaTCGACGCGACAGCCGCGCCGGGCAACAAGACGAGCTACATGTCCGCGCTcatgggcgccgagggcacaCTGTACGCCTTCGAGCGCAGCCCCAAGCGGTACCAGACGCTGTGCAACATGCTGCAAAAGGCCGAGTGCGGCAACGTCAAGGCGACCCGCGGCGACTTTACAGAGACGAATCCCGCCGACTACCCCAACGTGACGCGgatcctcctcgacccgagctgctcgggctcgggcatCGTCAATAGGCTCGactacctcgtcgacgccgacgaggcagaggacgacgagcaggccgagcggctcgagaagctcgcggCGTTCCAGCTCCAGATGATCCAGCACGCCTTCCGAT TCCCGgccgtccgccgcgtcgtctactcgacctgctcgatCCACGCggaagaggacgagcgcgtcgtcgcgaaGGCGCTTGCATCGGGTAAGGGCAAGTGgaagctcgcgccgcgcgagtgGGTCCTGCCGAGCTGGGAGCgccgcgggctcgtcgaggagctgggcgacgccgccgacagcgtgATCCGCTGCTTGCCCGAGGACAAGACGAACGGGTTTTTCGTGTCGTGCTTTGTGCGTGTGGACGCTGGggaggaggtcaaggccaaggccaaggggacgaagcgagcgcgagaggaggaggtggctGAGGCGGATGAGGAGGcggacgaagaggacgacggggacggcacggccgccgccgccacgccaaAGGCCAAAACCGCCGCTcagctcgaccgcgcccGTCGCAAGAAGCAGCTGCAGAAGAAGCGCCGGAAAGCGGCAAAGTAG